The proteins below are encoded in one region of Alistipes indistinctus YIT 12060:
- a CDS encoding DUF2023 family protein, with translation MNSQDFVRFGEMKMFMHHIYEYKKGVRDLILCTMCRTCAELVTERLRRQQIEYLAQDIDGQRVNLYFGKRACLDAVRMFIDKPLNRLTPEEDFMLGTMLGYDIPMQCERFCNRKRTLAAG, from the coding sequence GTGAACAGCCAGGATTTTGTCCGCTTCGGCGAGATGAAGATGTTCATGCACCACATCTATGAATATAAAAAGGGGGTGCGTGACCTGATCCTCTGCACGATGTGCCGCACCTGCGCCGAATTGGTGACCGAACGGCTTCGGCGGCAGCAGATCGAGTACCTCGCGCAGGATATAGACGGACAGCGGGTGAACCTCTATTTCGGCAAACGGGCCTGCCTCGATGCGGTGCGCATGTTCATCGACAAACCGCTGAACCGCCTGACCCCGGAGGAGGATTTTATGCTCGGTACGATGCTCGGCTACGATATTCCGATGCAGTGCGAGCGGTTCTGCAACCGCAAGCGTACGCTTGCCGCCGGATAA
- a CDS encoding family 78 glycoside hydrolase catalytic domain translates to MKTISLKFRLPLFVAVVCCLSVPVRATAAVMAGTGAGICSEFVTGGGEKNESRPSGREGAVRPDRMRCEYLENPEAVDVPSPRLSWIVRTDSTVYGQCQSGWQVQVASSEELLRRGRADRWDSGRVGGDSMRVRYGGKPLRSRDACWWRVRVWDAGGRPSAWSAPAHWHMGLLGEADWQAQWIGAPGQDDGPLSPDGTEPPLPAPLLRKSFGVAPGRKVVSARVYVTGLGYFELYLNGEKVGRDVLAPNQTNYDKRPGLADCGIPVEDNFREYTVPYLAYDVTERLRSGENVIGAMLGNGFYNVRGRWTMAYGSPRLIAQLEIVYDDGSQERVVSDPTWKVAEGPVRMDQIYAGEEYDARCEQPGWCAPGFDDSAWQNAVPRRAPYGRLRAQNGPADRVMEVLKPVKVEKLGGGRYRVDFGETVSGWVRLHGVRGEAGRRIEIKYLSESPNGSNAYTMKGEGPEDYATRFTWYVFREVELSGWPGELHPGQLTAEAVYSDVETTGGFACSNPLLNRIDRIWWRTQLDNMHGAVASDCPHRERSAYTGDGQTVCATVMHRFDAAAFYSKWIGDILAAQNPDTGYVPNGAPWQPGCGGGVAWGAAICIMPWEFYLHYGDRDMLARNLDGMKGYVDYLDGWADADGVIYARAPHGREPVYWMNLGDWCPPGKLPSDTLVHTFYYWRCADIAARTARVLGDSAGAQRYGALAERVRRAFHGRFYDPGTGSYGPFGGDVFALYMGVPPERYPRVYAALRDNIRRNGGHLDTGIYGTQFLLEVLCDNGMNDLAYGIMTKRTFPSFGHWIEQGATTMWEQWDGGNSHCHPMFGACLTWLYRRVAGMESDPERPGYRHIVFRPRPVGDLTWARYAQLTSRGEASVRWERTAGGFMLEADIPAGSTATVWVPLGDGQTRADVRLSHPAGVSFVRVDETAEVRPGNGGISGDRFHRYAVYEVKGSGRYRFTSGAGITD, encoded by the coding sequence ATGAAAACTATCTCCCTGAAATTCCGGTTGCCGTTGTTCGTGGCGGTCGTTTGTTGTTTGAGTGTTCCGGTGCGTGCGACCGCCGCTGTTATGGCCGGCACGGGGGCCGGTATCTGTTCGGAATTCGTAACCGGAGGGGGTGAAAAAAACGAATCCCGTCCTTCGGGCCGGGAAGGTGCTGTGCGTCCCGACCGGATGCGGTGCGAGTACCTTGAAAATCCCGAGGCGGTCGATGTCCCCTCGCCGCGGCTGTCGTGGATCGTTCGTACTGACAGCACGGTCTATGGCCAGTGCCAGAGCGGCTGGCAGGTGCAGGTCGCCTCGTCGGAGGAGCTGCTGCGTCGGGGCCGTGCCGACCGTTGGGACAGCGGCCGCGTGGGGGGTGATTCGATGCGGGTGCGTTACGGCGGGAAACCGCTCCGCAGCAGGGATGCCTGCTGGTGGCGCGTGCGCGTTTGGGATGCCGGCGGACGCCCCTCGGCATGGAGTGCCCCCGCCCATTGGCACATGGGGCTGCTCGGTGAAGCCGACTGGCAGGCGCAGTGGATCGGTGCGCCGGGGCAGGACGACGGGCCGCTTTCCCCCGATGGAACCGAACCGCCCCTTCCTGCCCCGCTGTTGCGCAAGAGTTTCGGGGTGGCACCCGGCCGCAAGGTGGTTTCGGCCCGTGTGTACGTCACCGGGCTCGGTTATTTCGAACTTTACCTGAACGGGGAGAAGGTGGGCCGCGACGTGCTCGCCCCGAACCAGACCAACTACGACAAACGTCCGGGGTTGGCGGATTGCGGCATTCCGGTCGAAGATAATTTCCGGGAGTACACGGTGCCTTACTTGGCTTACGATGTGACGGAGCGGCTCCGCAGCGGCGAAAACGTGATCGGCGCGATGCTCGGAAACGGTTTTTACAACGTGCGGGGCCGGTGGACGATGGCCTACGGCTCGCCGCGGCTGATCGCGCAGTTGGAGATTGTTTACGACGACGGTTCGCAGGAGCGGGTGGTTTCCGACCCGACCTGGAAGGTGGCCGAAGGCCCTGTGCGGATGGATCAGATTTATGCGGGCGAAGAGTACGACGCCCGCTGCGAGCAACCGGGTTGGTGCGCACCCGGTTTCGACGACTCGGCCTGGCAAAATGCCGTCCCGCGCCGGGCTCCTTACGGTCGGCTGCGGGCGCAGAACGGGCCGGCCGACCGCGTGATGGAGGTGCTGAAGCCGGTGAAGGTCGAAAAACTCGGCGGGGGACGCTATCGGGTCGATTTCGGTGAGACCGTCTCGGGCTGGGTGCGGCTGCACGGTGTGCGGGGCGAGGCCGGGCGGCGCATCGAAATCAAATACCTGAGCGAGTCGCCGAACGGCTCGAACGCTTATACGATGAAGGGGGAGGGTCCGGAAGACTATGCGACGCGCTTTACGTGGTACGTTTTCCGCGAGGTCGAACTCAGCGGCTGGCCCGGCGAGCTCCATCCCGGACAACTTACCGCCGAGGCGGTCTATTCCGATGTGGAAACGACCGGCGGGTTCGCCTGCTCGAATCCGTTGCTGAACCGGATCGACCGCATCTGGTGGCGTACGCAGCTTGACAATATGCACGGGGCGGTCGCGAGCGACTGCCCGCACCGCGAACGTTCGGCCTATACCGGCGACGGGCAGACGGTCTGCGCGACGGTGATGCACCGCTTCGATGCGGCGGCATTCTACAGCAAATGGATCGGAGATATCCTCGCTGCGCAGAACCCGGATACGGGTTACGTGCCCAACGGCGCGCCGTGGCAGCCCGGCTGCGGGGGCGGTGTGGCCTGGGGGGCGGCGATCTGCATCATGCCGTGGGAGTTTTACCTGCATTACGGCGACCGCGACATGCTCGCGCGCAACCTCGACGGCATGAAAGGTTATGTCGATTACCTGGACGGCTGGGCCGATGCGGACGGCGTGATCTATGCCCGGGCGCCGCACGGCCGCGAACCGGTTTACTGGATGAACCTGGGTGACTGGTGTCCTCCGGGAAAACTGCCCTCCGATACGCTCGTGCATACGTTCTATTACTGGCGTTGCGCCGACATCGCGGCCCGCACGGCCCGCGTGCTCGGGGATTCGGCCGGGGCGCAGCGTTACGGCGCATTGGCGGAGCGTGTCCGCAGGGCGTTTCACGGGCGCTTTTACGATCCGGGCACAGGGAGTTACGGTCCCTTCGGAGGCGACGTTTTCGCGTTGTACATGGGCGTGCCCCCGGAGCGGTATCCCCGCGTCTACGCCGCACTGCGCGACAACATCCGGCGTAACGGAGGCCACCTCGATACCGGCATTTACGGCACCCAGTTCCTGCTGGAGGTGCTCTGCGACAACGGGATGAACGATCTCGCTTACGGCATTATGACCAAGCGCACGTTCCCGAGTTTCGGACATTGGATCGAACAGGGGGCCACGACGATGTGGGAGCAATGGGACGGTGGCAATTCGCACTGCCACCCGATGTTCGGGGCCTGCCTTACGTGGCTCTACCGCCGGGTGGCGGGCATGGAATCCGATCCGGAACGTCCGGGTTACCGCCATATCGTATTCCGTCCCCGGCCCGTGGGCGACCTGACGTGGGCGCGGTATGCGCAACTCACCTCCCGGGGCGAGGCATCGGTTCGCTGGGAGCGCACTGCGGGAGGGTTTATGCTCGAGGCCGACATCCCGGCCGGCTCCACGGCGACGGTCTGGGTGCCGTTGGGCGATGGCCAGACCCGGGCCGATGTACGGCTTTCGCATCCCGCCGGAGTTTCTTTCGTCCGTGTGGATGAAACCGCTGAGGTCCGGCCCGGAAACGGCGGGATATCCGGAGACAGGTTTCACCGCTACGCGGTTTACGAGGTGAAAGGTTCGGGCCGGTACCGTTTTACGAGCGGTGCCGGAATCACGGATTGA
- a CDS encoding glycosyl hydrolase, which yields MDRRTFLIRCAALSAGGVLAATLPSWAQRALEEKTLRFDSDLYRRFTDPASTDRPFVRWWWNGDRVKADELVRELRLLHAAGVGGVEINPVKFPEEADPLDTHPLRWLSPEWIDMLKAAFDEAKRLGMTCDLIVGSGWPFGAEYLEGDERGQVMVVAVKKLEGPATVVYSPFELFLEADPQVNNPYPGRTMELVSLQLVPDPLDDLAQITDLSEQKDLDRITVEVPAGSHALYALVKVHGFMQVINGVPGANGPTLNHFNAQAVRKYLTRMSGAIESRIGPLRDHIRALFIDGLELEGANWSDDMREEFIRRRGYDPMELLPLTMYKTGGMGNVIDYRYGVEMGDAVRGRIDRVRYDFCRTQAELIDERFFVPYSEWCRSLGVLSRVQAYGRGVHPLGSSLHCDIPEGESWTTNWLKHRLGEEMGNEDYRRGRGYTMINKYMSSGGHLAGRRTISAEDMTNTYLVFTATLEFLKLGSDHSVFSGITHSVFHGFNYSPPEAPFPGWIRYGAYYNENNTWWPYLRHFMDYKGRLSAVLQQADMYTDIGVLPPLSDMWSTMGMQNEPFPERTNVPWFTLVWEAIHKHGNGCDYLSDEIIRDAAVRGGKLCYGPKAYGTVFLVAVERMHPEGLERLLEFVRQGGRLFCVDRQPCLSLGWNGHEAADRRVRELVRQLRGYPDRFIVLEKPADNDFMGWYAGVQRQYALTPYLTFSDPDPFLIQNRYTADGGEEVFFIANTRLYEPHRTRVTFSGELLRGKYPWYWDLMSGERYRMELDRDGGIDLDLGPAESMLIVFDRNRKGPRWNPLPDTGGNTLVLKGWDVGLHHAREGWTRTMRMEEPADLRGTEYVNFAGDVVYRTRFAVEELPARPVLNLGRVAGIAEVALNGRPCGVRWCGRRLYDLTGLLHAGENTLEVKVTTTLGNYMRTLTDNPTAQKWTAGRKTQPEQSMGLIGPVTLYAG from the coding sequence ATGGACAGAAGAACTTTCCTGATCCGCTGTGCTGCGCTCTCCGCAGGAGGCGTGCTCGCAGCCACCCTGCCTTCGTGGGCGCAGCGCGCCCTCGAAGAGAAAACCCTTCGTTTCGACAGCGACCTTTACCGCCGCTTTACCGATCCGGCGAGCACCGACCGTCCTTTCGTGCGGTGGTGGTGGAACGGCGACCGCGTAAAGGCCGACGAGCTGGTGCGCGAGTTGAGGCTGCTGCACGCCGCGGGCGTGGGCGGCGTCGAAATCAACCCGGTAAAATTCCCCGAAGAGGCCGATCCGCTCGATACGCATCCGTTGCGCTGGCTTTCGCCCGAATGGATCGATATGCTCAAAGCGGCTTTCGACGAAGCGAAGCGCCTCGGGATGACCTGCGATTTGATCGTCGGTTCGGGCTGGCCTTTCGGCGCCGAGTATCTCGAGGGAGACGAGCGCGGGCAGGTAATGGTGGTCGCCGTCAAAAAACTCGAAGGTCCCGCGACGGTCGTCTACTCGCCGTTCGAACTCTTTCTGGAGGCCGATCCGCAGGTCAATAACCCCTATCCGGGCCGTACGATGGAGCTGGTTTCGCTGCAACTGGTGCCCGATCCGCTCGACGACCTGGCACAGATTACCGATCTTTCGGAACAAAAGGATCTTGACCGGATTACGGTCGAGGTACCGGCGGGCTCGCACGCGCTTTATGCTTTGGTCAAGGTGCACGGCTTCATGCAGGTGATCAACGGCGTTCCGGGCGCGAACGGACCGACGCTCAACCACTTCAATGCGCAGGCGGTGCGCAAGTACCTTACGCGGATGTCCGGTGCGATCGAAAGCCGCATCGGGCCGCTCAGGGACCACATCCGCGCGCTTTTCATCGACGGGCTCGAATTGGAAGGCGCCAATTGGAGCGACGATATGCGCGAAGAATTCATCCGCCGCCGGGGGTACGACCCGATGGAACTGCTGCCGCTGACGATGTACAAGACCGGCGGCATGGGGAATGTGATCGACTACCGTTACGGCGTGGAGATGGGCGATGCGGTGCGCGGGCGGATCGACCGTGTGCGCTACGACTTTTGCCGCACGCAGGCCGAACTGATCGACGAACGTTTCTTCGTACCGTACAGCGAATGGTGTCGTTCGCTGGGCGTGCTCTCGCGCGTACAGGCTTACGGGCGCGGCGTCCATCCGCTGGGTAGCAGCCTGCACTGCGATATTCCCGAAGGGGAGTCGTGGACGACCAACTGGCTCAAGCACCGCCTCGGCGAGGAGATGGGTAACGAGGATTACCGCCGCGGACGGGGCTACACGATGATCAACAAATACATGTCTTCGGGAGGCCACCTCGCCGGCCGCCGCACGATCAGCGCCGAGGATATGACCAACACCTACCTCGTCTTCACCGCGACGCTCGAATTCCTGAAGCTGGGCTCCGACCACAGCGTCTTTTCGGGCATTACGCACTCGGTGTTCCACGGGTTCAACTATTCGCCGCCCGAAGCGCCGTTCCCGGGTTGGATCCGTTACGGGGCCTATTACAATGAGAATAACACCTGGTGGCCTTACCTGCGCCATTTCATGGATTACAAAGGGCGGCTGTCGGCCGTGCTGCAGCAGGCGGATATGTACACCGACATCGGCGTGCTGCCGCCATTGTCCGATATGTGGAGCACGATGGGGATGCAGAACGAGCCGTTTCCCGAACGTACCAACGTGCCGTGGTTCACGCTGGTGTGGGAGGCGATCCACAAACACGGGAACGGCTGCGATTACCTTTCCGACGAAATCATCCGCGATGCGGCCGTCCGCGGCGGTAAGCTCTGCTACGGCCCGAAAGCCTATGGGACGGTTTTCCTCGTCGCGGTCGAACGGATGCACCCCGAGGGGCTCGAGAGGTTGCTGGAATTCGTGCGGCAGGGCGGCCGCCTCTTCTGTGTCGACAGGCAGCCGTGCCTTTCGCTGGGCTGGAACGGACATGAAGCCGCCGACCGGCGGGTGCGGGAGCTTGTTCGGCAACTGCGCGGGTACCCCGACCGTTTCATCGTGCTCGAGAAGCCTGCCGACAACGATTTCATGGGTTGGTATGCCGGGGTACAGCGGCAATATGCCCTCACGCCCTATTTGACGTTCTCCGATCCCGATCCTTTCCTGATCCAGAATCGCTATACGGCCGACGGAGGCGAAGAGGTGTTCTTCATCGCCAACACGCGCCTGTACGAACCGCACCGCACGCGGGTCACCTTCTCCGGGGAGCTTTTGCGGGGCAAATATCCGTGGTATTGGGACCTGATGAGCGGGGAGCGCTACCGGATGGAACTGGACCGCGACGGAGGGATCGACCTCGATCTGGGGCCCGCCGAATCGATGCTGATCGTTTTCGACCGCAACCGCAAGGGGCCGAGGTGGAACCCGCTGCCGGACACCGGCGGGAATACGCTCGTGCTGAAAGGCTGGGATGTCGGGCTGCACCATGCCCGCGAGGGCTGGACGCGGACGATGCGGATGGAGGAGCCGGCGGACCTGCGCGGGACCGAATACGTGAATTTCGCTGGCGATGTCGTTTATCGCACGCGGTTCGCCGTGGAGGAGCTGCCTGCGCGTCCGGTGCTGAACCTGGGGCGCGTGGCCGGAATCGCCGAGGTGGCGCTGAACGGCCGTCCCTGCGGTGTGCGTTGGTGCGGACGGCGGCTCTACGACCTGACGGGATTGCTGCACGCCGGGGAGAATACCCTCGAAGTGAAGGTAACCACCACATTGGGCAATTATATGCGGACATTGACGGATAATCCTACCGCTCAGAAGTGGACGGCGGGACGCAAAACCCAACCCGAACAGTCGATGGGACTGATCGGACCGGTGACGCTTTATGCGGGGTAG
- a CDS encoding TIGR01777 family oxidoreductase, producing MKIAISGASGFIGSHLAGYLTAQGHQVVSLGRGYFSGFPAPGPGVIGDRAWDGAMGRLVAALEGCGAVVNLAGAPIDRRWSDTYKEELYASRIGPTRRLVEAIGALETPPGVLVSASAVGYYPAEGCYKETDARKGTGFLSDLCAAWEQEAQRVPPGVRLVVTRFGVVFSPGGGAFPRLARPFRMGVAARLGDGSQNVSWIALEDLVRAIGFVLEDAAVRGTVNMVAPQHLTNAELTGALARHYRVSLRVGVPGWIVRAIYGEAAQVLLSGQCAVPEKLTAAGFTFDAENIERFLERSAPLGK from the coding sequence ATGAAAATAGCGATCAGCGGAGCATCGGGATTTATCGGCTCGCACCTGGCGGGATACCTTACTGCGCAGGGACATCAGGTGGTGTCGCTGGGGCGCGGTTATTTTTCGGGTTTTCCCGCTCCGGGACCGGGGGTGATCGGCGATCGGGCCTGGGACGGGGCCATGGGCCGTCTCGTTGCTGCGCTCGAAGGGTGCGGCGCCGTGGTTAACCTTGCCGGAGCCCCGATCGACCGTCGTTGGAGCGATACCTATAAAGAGGAGCTTTATGCGAGCCGTATCGGCCCGACGCGTCGGCTGGTAGAGGCGATCGGTGCGCTCGAAACCCCGCCGGGCGTGTTGGTGTCGGCTTCCGCCGTCGGCTATTATCCCGCCGAAGGCTGTTATAAGGAAACCGATGCGCGCAAAGGAACCGGGTTCCTGTCGGATCTTTGCGCGGCCTGGGAACAGGAGGCGCAGCGCGTCCCGCCCGGCGTACGGCTCGTCGTTACCCGTTTCGGCGTGGTGTTTTCACCCGGCGGGGGAGCGTTCCCGCGGCTCGCACGCCCGTTCCGTATGGGCGTCGCGGCACGGCTCGGCGACGGGAGCCAAAACGTCTCGTGGATCGCGCTCGAGGATCTGGTGCGCGCGATCGGTTTCGTGCTGGAGGACGCTGCGGTGCGCGGTACGGTGAACATGGTTGCCCCGCAACACCTGACCAATGCGGAACTGACCGGTGCGCTTGCGCGCCATTATCGTGTTTCGCTGCGGGTCGGCGTGCCGGGTTGGATCGTGCGGGCGATTTACGGCGAGGCCGCGCAGGTTCTGCTGTCGGGCCAGTGTGCGGTGCCCGAAAAGTTGACAGCGGCCGGTTTTACGTTCGATGCAGAAAATATCGAACGGTTTCTGGAACGGTCGGCACCGCTCGGAAAGTGA
- a CDS encoding DJ-1/PfpI family protein, with product MENKKVVVFLAKAFETMEFCTFIDVLGWARVDYGHNIIVDTCGFTEKVISTFNVPVIVDRTIEEINVDEYDALAIPGGFGEFGFYEEAYDERFLKLIKEFNAQGKIIAAVCSGAFPVAKSGVLQNRKGTTYHLKNGYWQNKLKELGVNVVNEPVVVDGNIITSYCPETAPKVAFELLKMLTSEKEMEVIKKAMGF from the coding sequence ATGGAAAACAAGAAAGTAGTGGTGTTTCTGGCCAAGGCGTTCGAGACGATGGAATTTTGCACTTTTATAGATGTCCTGGGCTGGGCCAGAGTTGATTATGGACATAATATAATCGTTGATACTTGTGGTTTTACTGAAAAAGTTATCAGCACTTTTAATGTCCCCGTAATAGTAGACAGGACCATTGAAGAAATAAACGTTGACGAATATGATGCTTTAGCAATACCTGGCGGATTTGGTGAATTTGGTTTTTATGAAGAAGCCTATGACGAAAGATTCCTAAAATTAATAAAGGAATTTAATGCACAAGGTAAAATCATTGCGGCAGTTTGCTCCGGGGCATTCCCGGTAGCGAAAAGCGGAGTCCTGCAAAATAGGAAAGGAACAACTTACCACTTAAAAAACGGCTATTGGCAAAACAAGCTGAAAGAACTTGGAGTGAACGTTGTGAACGAACCTGTAGTCGTTGATGGGAATATTATCACGTCCTATTGTCCTGAGACAGCTCCGAAAGTCGCATTTGAATTATTAAAAATGCTGACCTCCGAAAAAGAAATGGAAGTCATAAAAAAAGCCATGGGATTTTAA
- a CDS encoding lipocalin family protein: MSGCCCGCNRRKVSVEPMENFDVNRYLGRWHEIARLDHRFERGLERITATYTLRPDGKVGVVNRGYDLAKKRWSDAKAYAVQTRVKNYLKVYFFPLVPGRYRIAYLDDDYSLAVVSGGSLRYLWLLARTPEVTPQQRARMLGVARGLGYDTSKLIWPEPDEPSGD, encoded by the coding sequence ATGTCAGGATGTTGTTGCGGGTGCAACCGGCGCAAGGTGTCGGTCGAACCGATGGAAAATTTCGATGTGAACCGTTATCTGGGCCGCTGGCACGAGATCGCGCGGCTCGATCACCGTTTCGAGCGGGGGCTCGAACGGATTACGGCGACCTATACGCTGCGGCCCGACGGTAAGGTCGGCGTCGTCAACCGGGGGTACGATCTCGCGAAAAAGCGCTGGAGCGATGCGAAAGCCTATGCGGTGCAGACCCGGGTAAAGAACTACCTGAAGGTTTATTTTTTTCCGCTGGTCCCGGGTAGGTACCGCATCGCTTACCTCGACGACGACTATTCGCTGGCGGTGGTTTCGGGCGGAAGCCTGCGCTACCTGTGGCTGCTGGCGCGGACGCCGGAGGTCACCCCGCAACAGCGTGCGCGGATGCTCGGCGTAGCCCGCGGGCTGGGGTACGACACCTCGAAGCTGATCTGGCCGGAACCGGACGAGCCGTCCGGAGATTAA
- a CDS encoding flavodoxin yields the protein MKTGIFFGSTLGTTENIAGQIATALRISPDDIHNVADTDPSAVQGYDCLLLGSSTWGAGDLQDDWYDFIGKLKNENLSGKLVGLFGCGDSGSYPDTFCDAMGHLYDDLSGTGCRFIGACDTAGYSFDSSEAVRDGKFVGLALDETNEDDRTAERIAAWVETLKKEGL from the coding sequence ATGAAAACAGGAATCTTTTTCGGAAGCACGCTCGGCACGACCGAGAATATTGCCGGGCAGATCGCCACGGCGCTGCGCATTTCCCCGGACGACATCCACAATGTGGCAGATACCGATCCTTCGGCCGTCCAGGGGTACGACTGCCTGTTGCTGGGCTCTTCGACCTGGGGGGCCGGCGACCTGCAGGACGACTGGTACGATTTTATCGGAAAATTGAAAAATGAAAACCTTTCGGGTAAGCTCGTGGGGTTGTTCGGTTGCGGCGATTCGGGTTCTTATCCCGATACCTTTTGCGATGCGATGGGACACCTCTACGACGACCTTTCGGGCACCGGCTGCCGTTTTATCGGCGCATGCGATACCGCAGGCTATTCGTTCGACAGTTCCGAGGCGGTGCGCGACGGCAAGTTCGTCGGGCTGGCCCTCGACGAGACCAACGAGGACGACCGTACTGCGGAGCGCATCGCAGCCTGGGTGGAAACCTTGAAAAAAGAGGGGCTGTGA
- a CDS encoding O-acetylhomoserine aminocarboxypropyltransferase/cysteine synthase family protein has translation MNEKLKPATLCVQAGWTPKKGEPRVLPIYQSTTFKYETSDQMARLFDLEESGYFYTRLQNPTNDAVAAKIAALEGGVAAMLTSSGQAANFYAVLNLCSAGDHFVSAATVYGGTFNLFAVTMAKMGIEVTFIDQDASEEEIAAAFRPNTKLLFGETITNPGVEVLDIEKFARIAHNHGVPLIVDNTFATPINCRPFEWGADIVTHSTTKYMDGHATAVGGAIVDSGNFDWEAHADKFPGLTQPDPSYHGLTYSTAFGKGAYITKATVQLMRDLGSIQAPQNAFLLNLGLETLDLRMERHCKNAQQVAEYLRSNDQVAWVHYPGLQGDKYYELGQKYLPKGSCGVIAFGLKGGREESIRFMDALKLCAIVTHVADARTSVLHPASHTHRQLTDEQLAAAGVAPDLIRLSVGIEDAGDIIADIAQALAAR, from the coding sequence ATGAACGAAAAACTGAAACCGGCCACGCTGTGCGTACAAGCGGGCTGGACGCCGAAAAAAGGGGAGCCGCGCGTGCTTCCGATCTACCAGAGCACCACGTTCAAATACGAAACGAGCGACCAGATGGCCCGCCTGTTCGACCTCGAAGAAAGCGGCTACTTCTATACACGTTTGCAGAATCCGACCAACGATGCGGTAGCGGCCAAAATCGCCGCGCTCGAAGGAGGTGTCGCCGCGATGCTCACCTCGTCGGGACAGGCAGCGAACTTTTACGCCGTCCTGAACCTCTGTTCGGCGGGAGACCATTTTGTCAGCGCAGCGACCGTGTACGGCGGCACGTTCAACCTTTTCGCCGTCACGATGGCCAAGATGGGTATCGAAGTAACCTTTATCGACCAGGATGCTTCCGAGGAGGAGATCGCCGCAGCTTTCCGCCCCAACACGAAACTGCTGTTCGGCGAAACGATCACGAACCCCGGCGTAGAGGTGCTCGACATCGAGAAATTCGCACGCATAGCACACAACCACGGCGTACCGCTGATCGTCGACAACACCTTCGCCACGCCGATCAACTGCCGCCCGTTCGAGTGGGGCGCCGACATCGTGACGCATTCGACCACAAAATACATGGACGGCCACGCCACGGCGGTCGGCGGCGCGATCGTCGACAGCGGCAATTTCGACTGGGAAGCGCACGCGGATAAATTCCCAGGACTTACGCAGCCCGACCCGTCGTACCACGGCCTGACCTACAGCACCGCCTTCGGCAAGGGCGCCTACATCACCAAAGCGACCGTGCAGCTGATGCGCGACCTGGGTTCGATCCAGGCGCCGCAGAACGCGTTCCTGCTCAACCTCGGGCTCGAGACGCTCGACCTGCGGATGGAGCGCCATTGCAAAAACGCACAGCAGGTGGCCGAATACCTGCGTTCGAACGACCAGGTGGCGTGGGTGCACTATCCGGGACTGCAAGGTGACAAATATTACGAATTGGGACAGAAGTACCTGCCGAAAGGTTCGTGCGGCGTGATCGCGTTCGGGCTCAAGGGAGGCCGCGAAGAGTCGATCCGCTTCATGGACGCGCTCAAACTGTGCGCGATCGTCACGCACGTAGCCGACGCGCGCACTTCGGTACTTCATCCCGCGAGCCACACGCACCGCCAGCTCACCGACGAGCAGCTGGCGGCCGCAGGCGTAGCGCCCGACCTGATCCGCCTGTCGGTCGGCATCGAAGACGCGGGGGACATCATCGCCGACATCGCACAGGCGCTCGCCGCCCGCTAA